The following are encoded in a window of Streptomyces griseiscabiei genomic DNA:
- a CDS encoding glycoside hydrolase family 43 protein — MIHNPVLRGCEPDPAVLRVGDDFYLATSTFEWYPGVRVHHSRDLVNWRPLGGVLDTRRLLDLTGVPDSGGIWAPGLSYADGLFHLVFTVVDTYAEGWKDLPNHVTTAPSIDGPWSDPVPLHGRGFDVSLFHDTEGDGRSWLLNMRFDWRPERESFAGIELQEYDRTTRKLLGAPRTISVGTAAGVAEGPHLYRRGDWYYLVHAEGGTGYEHGAAVARSRDLFGPYEPDPAGPLLTSRHDPALELQKAGHCSLVETQDGQWYAAHITARPYTERGRCVLGRETALQPVTWTEDGWPRIAGAVPAVVVPAPALPSAPVPEPPATDRFDAPALGPQWSTLRRPAGPEWVEPLPGRLRVRGGQSPAGRRTPSLVARRVTARSCVFETELTFVPGSVDHMAGLTAYYNTRNWHYLYITAEDDGSPVLRALSCAAGALTAHPPRIPLRPGHPVVLRAELDGPALRFSYETKGGSHQTVGPDLDATVLSDEHADEFHDGQLRVLGFTGAMLGLWVQDLDGSGVHADFAHATYRTTPDDHS; from the coding sequence GTGATCCACAACCCCGTCCTGCGCGGATGCGAACCCGACCCCGCCGTCCTGCGGGTCGGCGACGACTTCTACCTCGCCACCTCCACCTTCGAGTGGTACCCGGGTGTCCGCGTCCACCACTCCCGGGACCTGGTGAACTGGCGTCCGCTGGGCGGGGTCCTGGACACCCGACGCCTCCTCGACCTCACCGGCGTCCCCGACTCCGGAGGCATCTGGGCCCCCGGACTGTCGTACGCCGACGGCCTGTTCCACCTCGTCTTCACCGTCGTCGACACCTACGCGGAGGGCTGGAAGGACCTCCCCAACCACGTCACCACCGCCCCGTCGATCGACGGCCCGTGGTCGGACCCGGTCCCGCTGCACGGCCGCGGCTTCGACGTGTCCCTGTTCCACGACACCGAGGGCGACGGCCGCAGCTGGCTGCTCAACATGCGCTTCGACTGGCGGCCGGAGCGGGAGTCGTTCGCCGGCATCGAACTCCAGGAGTACGACCGCACGACACGGAAGCTGCTGGGCGCGCCCCGGACGATCTCCGTGGGCACCGCCGCCGGGGTGGCCGAGGGCCCGCACCTCTACCGCAGGGGCGACTGGTACTACCTCGTCCACGCCGAGGGCGGCACCGGCTACGAGCACGGGGCGGCGGTCGCCCGCTCCCGGGACCTGTTCGGCCCCTACGAGCCCGACCCGGCCGGACCGCTGCTCACCTCCCGGCACGATCCGGCGCTGGAACTGCAGAAGGCCGGGCACTGCTCGCTGGTCGAGACCCAGGACGGCCAGTGGTACGCCGCCCACATCACCGCCCGCCCCTACACCGAGCGCGGCCGGTGCGTGCTCGGCCGGGAGACCGCTCTGCAGCCGGTGACCTGGACCGAGGACGGCTGGCCGCGTATCGCCGGGGCCGTCCCGGCCGTTGTCGTCCCGGCGCCCGCCCTCCCATCGGCCCCGGTACCCGAGCCGCCCGCCACCGACCGCTTCGACGCTCCGGCCCTCGGCCCGCAGTGGTCCACCCTGCGCCGCCCGGCGGGCCCGGAGTGGGTGGAGCCGCTGCCCGGACGGCTGCGCGTCCGGGGCGGTCAGTCCCCGGCCGGCCGACGGACCCCCAGCCTGGTGGCCCGGCGGGTGACGGCACGCAGCTGCGTGTTCGAGACCGAGCTGACCTTCGTACCCGGCTCCGTCGACCACATGGCCGGACTCACCGCGTACTACAACACCCGCAACTGGCACTACCTGTACATCACCGCCGAGGACGACGGCTCCCCGGTGCTGCGGGCCCTGAGCTGCGCGGCCGGCGCCCTCACCGCGCACCCGCCCCGGATCCCCCTGCGCCCCGGACACCCCGTCGTCCTGCGCGCCGAACTCGACGGCCCCGCTCTGCGGTTCTCGTACGAGACGAAGGGCGGGAGCCATCAGACGGTGGGCCCGGACCTCGACGCGACCGTGCTGTCCGACGAGCACGCCGACGAGTTCCACGACGGACAGCTCAGAGTGCTCGGCTTCACGGGGGCGATGCTGGGACTCTGGGTCCAGGACCTCGACGGCTCCGGCGTGCACGCGGACTTCGCCCACGCCACGTATCGCACCACCCCGGACGACCACTCATGA
- a CDS encoding alpha/beta fold hydrolase, with the protein MTLHDLGRIRLFCTSLGPDDAPTLLLVHGWGGDGREWSPHAEALADRFRILVPDLRGHGRSEVPDEGNTPAEMAEDLAALLDTLGVGPVVAVGHSMGVQVVNLLAVHHPGAVRSVVALDPAHGAHEAEVAKIPGRLAEYRAHGARAAAAFVAGAFSAQAPPGLRTAHLRTMLGTPDHVIAQAYAGMYTDPGAVGVRPHSEEYLLRRPQPALTVWTFEKAAEWERGTLRVPGSRVEYWPHTGHYLHEERAERTIRLLRDWAAGRTSG; encoded by the coding sequence ATGACACTGCACGACCTGGGCCGCATCCGCCTCTTCTGCACCTCCCTCGGCCCCGACGACGCCCCCACGCTGCTGCTGGTGCACGGCTGGGGCGGCGACGGACGGGAGTGGTCGCCGCACGCGGAGGCGCTGGCCGACCGGTTCCGGATCCTCGTCCCCGATCTGCGCGGCCACGGCCGCTCCGAGGTGCCGGACGAGGGCAACACACCGGCGGAGATGGCGGAGGACCTGGCGGCGCTGCTCGACACCCTGGGCGTCGGGCCGGTCGTCGCCGTAGGTCACTCCATGGGCGTCCAGGTCGTCAACCTGCTCGCCGTCCACCACCCGGGGGCCGTGCGGTCGGTCGTCGCCCTGGACCCCGCCCACGGCGCGCACGAGGCCGAGGTCGCGAAGATCCCCGGCCGGCTCGCCGAGTACCGGGCGCACGGCGCACGCGCCGCCGCCGCCTTCGTGGCCGGTGCCTTCTCCGCACAGGCCCCGCCCGGCCTGCGTACGGCACACCTGCGCACCATGCTCGGCACACCGGACCATGTGATCGCCCAGGCCTACGCCGGTATGTACACCGACCCCGGTGCGGTGGGCGTCCGCCCGCACAGCGAGGAGTATCTGCTCCGCCGCCCTCAACCGGCGCTGACGGTGTGGACGTTCGAGAAGGCCGCCGAGTGGGAGCGAGGCACGCTGCGGGTGCCCGGCTCCCGCGTCGAGTACTGGCCGCACACCGGCCACTATCTGCACGAGGAGCGCGCCGAGCGCACGATCCGTCTCCTGCGCGACTGGGCCGCCGGCCGGACGTCCGGCTGA
- a CDS encoding helix-turn-helix domain-containing protein, translated as MPIAVDIDVMLARRKMSVGELADRVGITPANLAVLKNGRAKAVRFTTLATLCEVLACQPGDLLRWESDTGDTDAEGADTAATGVRP; from the coding sequence ATGCCGATCGCCGTCGACATCGATGTGATGCTGGCCCGCAGGAAGATGTCCGTGGGCGAACTCGCCGACCGCGTCGGGATCACCCCCGCCAATCTGGCCGTGCTCAAGAACGGCCGGGCCAAGGCGGTCCGCTTCACCACCCTCGCCACCCTCTGCGAGGTCCTCGCCTGCCAGCCGGGAGACCTGCTGCGCTGGGAGAGCGACACGGGGGACACCGACGCCGAGGGCGCCGACACCGCCGCGACAGGGGTGCGGCCATGA
- a CDS encoding RICIN domain-containing protein gives MLAMPLTAQAYAPTGGTVYQLGSEPCLKGRGNCAVYPKSAQLPNGRLVASFEKSTVVTATGSADRQTLPVYKSDDDGTTWRPLSEVKAPAYLSDDPQYAKYTSNWTNPFLYVLPDRVGDLAAGTLLLASVVSGDDRYYKERKAADPSWTPSNDGDREDMAIALYSSTDNGSTWKILNIVATGGWQGGSAGAVGQNVAEANTYKQVDPLWEPYLMVRKNKLVCFYSDENDYVGFDPATGVPKPDPANDTAKDSHGQILVHKTWNGKSKRWSEPVVDIAGLTEDMGGGKTEIGGGRPGMTNLVPTADEKWLLTYEYWGGGANTRYRIADDPLKFFQGSATGMGVDALPVVAGSRPLAGGGSPVLIRLPDGRLVYNAAGSGNVWVNDSGRSDGVWKEFQTTSRAGYSRNLQYVDGTGRVVILNNQGTSVIAHAEVDLGHSAGDYRQLVNRKTGQVIGTGNNSTDANIGNGDVPDVVLEDAGTAADPATQYWHVVTKSGGGVTLLNKSGGRAASVWTGSATAGQRIGQWVDDTATGTWNVVQSANGHVKLQSVKNKDLYLTGASADAPLTLRNAASDGSQDWKLVR, from the coding sequence ATGCTCGCGATGCCCCTGACCGCCCAGGCGTACGCCCCGACGGGCGGGACCGTGTACCAGCTCGGCAGCGAACCCTGCCTCAAGGGGCGCGGCAACTGCGCGGTCTACCCCAAGTCGGCGCAGCTGCCGAACGGCCGCCTGGTCGCGTCGTTCGAGAAGTCCACCGTCGTGACGGCCACGGGGAGCGCCGACCGGCAGACCCTGCCGGTCTACAAGAGCGACGACGACGGGACGACGTGGCGGCCGCTGTCCGAGGTCAAGGCCCCGGCGTACCTCTCCGACGACCCTCAGTACGCGAAGTACACCAGCAACTGGACGAACCCGTTCCTGTACGTGCTTCCGGACCGCGTCGGCGATCTGGCGGCGGGCACGCTGCTCCTGGCGAGCGTGGTGTCGGGCGACGACCGGTACTACAAGGAGCGCAAGGCGGCCGACCCAAGCTGGACGCCGTCCAACGACGGTGACCGCGAGGACATGGCGATCGCCCTGTACTCCAGCACCGACAACGGCTCGACCTGGAAGATCCTCAACATCGTCGCGACCGGCGGCTGGCAGGGCGGCAGCGCGGGCGCGGTCGGGCAGAACGTCGCCGAGGCGAACACGTACAAGCAGGTGGATCCCCTGTGGGAGCCGTACCTGATGGTCCGCAAGAACAAGCTGGTCTGCTTCTACTCCGACGAGAACGACTACGTCGGCTTCGACCCGGCGACCGGGGTCCCGAAGCCGGACCCGGCGAACGACACCGCCAAGGACTCGCACGGCCAGATCCTGGTCCACAAGACCTGGAACGGCAAGAGCAAGAGGTGGAGCGAGCCGGTCGTCGACATCGCCGGCCTGACCGAGGACATGGGCGGCGGCAAGACGGAGATCGGCGGCGGCAGGCCCGGCATGACGAACCTCGTGCCGACGGCCGACGAGAAGTGGCTGCTGACCTACGAATACTGGGGCGGCGGGGCCAACACCCGGTACCGGATCGCGGACGACCCGCTGAAGTTCTTCCAGGGGTCGGCCACCGGCATGGGGGTCGACGCGCTGCCGGTCGTCGCCGGTTCGCGTCCCCTGGCGGGAGGCGGCAGTCCGGTCCTCATCCGGCTTCCCGACGGGCGCCTGGTCTACAACGCCGCGGGCAGCGGCAACGTCTGGGTCAACGACAGCGGACGCTCCGACGGCGTGTGGAAGGAGTTCCAGACGACCTCGCGGGCCGGCTACAGCCGGAACCTGCAGTACGTGGACGGCACCGGCCGCGTCGTGATCCTCAACAACCAGGGCACGTCGGTCATCGCGCACGCCGAGGTCGACCTCGGCCACTCCGCCGGCGACTACAGGCAGTTGGTGAACCGGAAGACCGGCCAGGTGATCGGCACGGGCAACAACAGCACCGACGCGAACATCGGCAACGGTGACGTCCCCGACGTCGTCCTGGAGGACGCCGGAACGGCGGCCGACCCGGCCACCCAGTACTGGCACGTCGTCACCAAATCCGGCGGCGGTGTGACCCTGCTCAACAAGTCGGGCGGCCGGGCGGCGTCGGTCTGGACGGGCAGCGCGACGGCCGGCCAGCGCATCGGCCAGTGGGTCGACGACACCGCCACGGGCACGTGGAACGTCGTCCAGTCCGCGAACGGTCACGTCAAGCTGCAGTCGGTCAAGAACAAGGACCTCTACCTGACCGGCGCGTCCGCCGACGCACCCCTCACCCTGCGGAACGCGGCCTCGGACGGCTCCCAGGACTGGAAGCTCGTGCGGTAG